In Nitrosospira briensis C-128, a genomic segment contains:
- a CDS encoding PEP-CTERM sorting domain-containing protein, translating into MKFKYPVLLGALLAPLFAISQPALANIYITFDYRYDSSHFFTGENSSRQNLLNAAASVFETRFQDNLTAISSSGSDRFDARFFQPDTGLNTRLSNFSVAPDQIVVFVGTYNMGGTLAAGGPGSVAGVGSPGFFDNALSRGQAGALLPMQTDFGPWGGAISFNNNSNWYFDPDITTDEPFPNRYDFYSVAVHELAHVLGFGGAPSFNNLSVGGVFTGTAVHDLYGSNPPLTRDGHWAPKLSYQGQEAAMDPSIATNQRSHFTELDYAAMKDIGWQVSPIPEPETWTLMIAGLGLLGGHLRASARKSERKKR; encoded by the coding sequence ATGAAATTCAAATATCCCGTGCTGTTGGGCGCCCTGCTTGCCCCATTATTCGCTATCAGTCAGCCGGCGCTGGCCAATATCTATATCACTTTTGATTACCGGTATGATAGCTCCCACTTTTTTACGGGTGAAAACAGTTCACGCCAGAACCTGCTGAATGCGGCTGCTTCTGTATTCGAGACGCGCTTTCAGGATAACCTGACTGCAATCTCCTCTTCCGGATCGGATAGATTCGATGCGCGCTTTTTTCAGCCGGATACTGGTCTCAACACTCGACTTTCCAATTTTAGTGTCGCACCTGATCAGATCGTGGTTTTCGTCGGGACCTATAATATGGGTGGCACACTCGCAGCGGGCGGCCCTGGTAGTGTCGCTGGCGTCGGATCGCCGGGCTTCTTCGACAATGCATTAAGCAGAGGCCAGGCCGGAGCGCTTTTGCCCATGCAGACGGACTTTGGTCCATGGGGCGGTGCGATTTCCTTCAATAACAATTCCAATTGGTACTTTGACCCCGATATCACGACCGATGAGCCTTTCCCCAACCGGTACGATTTTTATTCGGTAGCTGTACATGAGCTCGCTCATGTACTCGGTTTCGGCGGTGCTCCATCGTTTAATAACCTGAGCGTCGGCGGGGTGTTTACCGGCACCGCCGTTCATGACCTGTATGGTTCGAATCCTCCCTTGACCCGCGACGGCCACTGGGCACCGAAGCTCAGCTACCAGGGACAGGAAGCCGCAATGGACCCCAGCATTGCCACCAACCAGCGCAGCCATTTCACGGAACTCGACTACGCTGCCATGAAAGACATCGGCTGGCAGGTTTCGCCGATACCAGAGCCGGAAACATGGACCTTGATGATTGCCGGGTTGGGACTGCTCGGCGGGCACCTACGCGCTTCGGCACGTAAAAGTGAACGTAAAAAGAGGTGA
- the ald gene encoding alanine dehydrogenase, which produces MRIGLPKEIKDHENRVGMTPSTVKALTRRGHHVLVQSGAGDGSFISDAEYQSAGAMIVPHADDAWAAQMVVKVKEPAAIEYRYLHRDMILFTYLHLASDRPLTDALLESGTTAIAYETVQTEDGKLPLLTPMSEVAGRMATQIGATYLQKTRGGRGVLMGGVPGVAPANVAILGAGIVGTNAARVAVGCGAQVTVLDINHDRLKYLDDIYRGQLQTRISDEYNIEEIIYSADLVIGAVLIPGGRAPWLITAGMLPNMRKGSVIVDVAVDQGGCVETTRPTTHSDPTYELDGVVHYCVSNMPSAVPRTSTFALNIQTAAYTLRLADEGLEAIRKSRALQYGLNTHHGSVTYLAVAREFGMQYIEPLKALEHNG; this is translated from the coding sequence ATGCGGATCGGACTACCCAAAGAAATCAAAGACCACGAAAATCGGGTCGGTATGACGCCAAGCACAGTCAAAGCCTTGACGCGGCGTGGCCATCATGTGCTCGTACAGAGCGGAGCAGGGGATGGAAGTTTTATTTCCGATGCAGAATACCAATCAGCGGGCGCGATGATTGTGCCTCATGCTGACGATGCCTGGGCGGCGCAAATGGTAGTCAAAGTCAAGGAGCCGGCCGCGATTGAATATCGTTACCTGCATCGGGACATGATTCTTTTCACCTATCTGCATTTGGCCTCGGACAGACCCCTCACTGACGCTTTGCTGGAGAGTGGTACCACAGCCATCGCATACGAAACGGTCCAGACCGAAGATGGAAAATTACCGCTATTGACGCCAATGAGCGAGGTAGCAGGGCGTATGGCGACCCAGATCGGCGCAACCTATTTGCAAAAAACGCGCGGCGGCCGTGGCGTATTGATGGGCGGCGTTCCGGGTGTCGCTCCAGCCAATGTGGCGATCCTGGGGGCGGGTATCGTAGGCACGAACGCCGCTCGTGTGGCTGTGGGATGCGGCGCACAGGTTACCGTACTGGATATCAATCATGACCGTCTGAAATACCTGGATGATATTTATCGCGGCCAGTTACAGACGCGTATCAGCGACGAATATAATATCGAAGAAATCATCTACAGCGCCGACCTGGTCATTGGCGCTGTTTTGATACCCGGTGGACGCGCGCCATGGCTGATCACAGCCGGGATGTTGCCAAATATGAGGAAAGGTTCCGTAATCGTCGATGTAGCGGTTGATCAGGGAGGTTGCGTGGAAACGACGCGGCCTACCACTCACAGCGACCCCACTTACGAGCTCGACGGCGTCGTACATTATTGTGTTTCCAACATGCCCAGCGCGGTTCCGCGCACCAGTACATTCGCGCTCAATATACAGACCGCTGCTTATACGCTCCGCCTGGCCGACGAAGGATTGGAGGCTATACGGAAAAGCCGGGCGCTACAATACGGCCTCAATACCCACCATGGGTCAGTCACTTATCTCGCGGTCGCGAGGGAATTTGGCATGCAATATATTGAGCCGTTGAAAGCGCTGGAGCATAACGGTTAA
- a CDS encoding dienelactone hydrolase family protein yields the protein MSAIKGFSEETFTIGDHSLILYGKGGGPGVILLHELPGLTQDTVEFAEWIAGHGFHVVMPLLFGRPLQHPMLGLLKAPFVCIRKEFNNLSAGKSSPITMVLRALCRKIHSERGGPGVGAVGMCYTGGFIFAMMVEAALLAPVAAQPSLPFFQPGALDVEPEKLALASNRTDTMSLLGLRFEDDFRCPAARFERLESSLRNPAGPTGSRFHSVVVPGKGHSTLTFDYQKALDRGVDTRERVIKHLRTQLLDPDSPFR from the coding sequence ATGAGTGCGATCAAGGGCTTTTCCGAGGAAACGTTCACGATAGGCGATCACTCGCTGATACTCTACGGAAAGGGGGGTGGGCCTGGCGTTATCCTCCTGCATGAATTGCCCGGTCTTACGCAGGATACAGTCGAGTTTGCGGAGTGGATTGCGGGCCATGGCTTTCACGTTGTCATGCCGCTCCTGTTCGGCCGCCCGCTTCAGCATCCGATGCTCGGCCTTTTGAAGGCCCCATTCGTATGCATTCGAAAGGAATTCAATAACCTCAGCGCCGGGAAATCAAGCCCCATTACGATGGTGCTGCGAGCGTTGTGCCGGAAAATTCATTCCGAGCGTGGCGGGCCCGGTGTAGGCGCCGTGGGCATGTGTTATACCGGCGGCTTCATTTTCGCGATGATGGTGGAAGCAGCCCTCCTCGCGCCGGTGGCGGCGCAACCCAGTCTTCCATTCTTTCAACCGGGAGCGCTTGACGTCGAACCGGAAAAACTTGCGCTCGCATCCAATCGTACAGATACGATGTCGTTGCTCGGGCTTCGCTTCGAGGACGACTTTCGTTGCCCTGCGGCTCGATTCGAGCGTTTGGAATCCTCACTGCGGAATCCGGCAGGACCAACGGGGTCGCGCTTCCATTCTGTGGTCGTGCCCGGGAAAGGGCACTCGACACTTACATTCGATTACCAGAAAGCGCTTGACCGGGGGGTCGACACCCGAGAACGGGTGATCAAGCATTTGCGAACGCAATTGCTTGATCCGGATAGCCCCTTCCGCTGA
- a CDS encoding NAD(P)(+) transhydrogenase (Re/Si-specific) subunit beta, translating to MSVNSVALAYLVASVFFILALKGLSSPLTARRGNLFGMVGMAIAVVTTLTITSNWALILACIALGGAIGAVVARRVQMTAMPELVAFMHSLVGLAAVFIAIAAVNNPVSFGLPEMLPMGSRLELFLGTFIGAMTWSGSVIAFLKLSGRMSGAPITFGGQHMVNLILAIVMVGFGLWFFFSETTNWTAFATMTAIAFVLGFLIIIPIGGADMPVVISMLNSYSGWAAAGIGFSLGNPMLIIAGSLVGSSGAILSYIMCKAMNRPFISVILGGFGSETGTAAVGDGTQKTYRSGSADDAAFLMGNADSVIIVPGYGLAVARAQHSVKELAEKLHSKGVNVRFAIHPVAGRMPGHMNVLLAEAEIPYEQVLEMDEINSDFSNTDVVLVLGANDVVNPAANVPGSPIYGMPILDAHKARTVMVVKRSMAAGYAGLDNDLFYMDKTMMVFGDAKKVVEEMVKAL from the coding sequence ATGTCGGTAAATTCGGTTGCACTCGCGTATCTTGTCGCGTCGGTTTTCTTTATTCTGGCGCTGAAAGGCTTAAGTTCGCCCCTGACCGCTCGTCGCGGTAACTTGTTTGGCATGGTCGGGATGGCGATCGCCGTCGTCACCACGCTTACGATCACCAGCAACTGGGCGCTGATCCTCGCCTGTATCGCACTGGGAGGCGCCATTGGCGCAGTCGTTGCCCGCCGCGTGCAGATGACGGCGATGCCGGAACTGGTTGCGTTCATGCACTCGCTCGTGGGGTTGGCGGCGGTATTTATCGCTATCGCCGCCGTTAATAATCCTGTTTCGTTTGGTTTGCCTGAAATGCTGCCGATGGGCAGCAGGTTGGAGTTGTTCCTCGGCACATTCATTGGCGCCATGACCTGGTCAGGCTCGGTGATCGCATTCCTGAAGTTGTCCGGCCGCATGAGTGGTGCACCTATCACCTTTGGCGGCCAGCATATGGTCAATCTGATCCTGGCAATCGTGATGGTTGGATTTGGCCTGTGGTTCTTCTTTAGCGAGACGACCAACTGGACCGCTTTTGCGACAATGACGGCTATTGCCTTCGTGCTTGGCTTTCTCATCATCATCCCCATCGGCGGCGCGGATATGCCGGTTGTGATTTCCATGCTCAACTCGTATTCCGGTTGGGCGGCGGCAGGGATAGGATTCTCTCTCGGCAATCCCATGCTTATCATTGCCGGCTCGCTGGTGGGCAGCTCAGGCGCCATCCTGTCCTATATCATGTGCAAGGCCATGAACCGGCCCTTCATTTCAGTCATACTCGGCGGTTTCGGCAGCGAAACAGGCACTGCGGCGGTAGGCGATGGAACCCAGAAAACTTATCGCAGCGGCAGTGCGGACGATGCGGCATTTTTAATGGGCAACGCCGACAGCGTAATCATTGTGCCCGGTTATGGGTTGGCGGTGGCGCGGGCGCAGCATTCGGTCAAGGAACTGGCGGAAAAGCTGCACTCAAAAGGCGTCAACGTGCGTTTCGCGATTCATCCGGTCGCAGGGCGCATGCCCGGACACATGAATGTGTTGCTGGCGGAAGCAGAAATACCTTATGAGCAAGTGCTCGAGATGGATGAGATCAACAGCGATTTTTCCAATACCGACGTGGTACTGGTGCTCGGTGCGAACGACGTGGTGAATCCGGCCGCCAACGTTCCCGGCAGCCCGATATATGGCATGCCCATTCTGGATGCTCACAAGGCGCGTACCGTGATGGTGGTAAAACGCAGTATGGCAGCAGGCTATGCCGGCCTCGATAATGACCTGTTCTACATGGACAAGACCATGATGGTATTTGGTGATGCCAAGAAGGTGGTCGAGGAGATGGTCAAGGCGCTGTAA
- a CDS encoding NAD(P) transhydrogenase subunit alpha gives MIGEVDPTIINLTVFVLAVFVGYHVVWNVTPALHTPLMSVTNAISGIILVGAMLAAGPAETDWGVWLGAVAVTLAAINVFGGFLVTQRMLEMFRKKDKKGS, from the coding sequence ATGATTGGCGAAGTTGATCCAACCATTATTAATCTCACTGTATTCGTATTGGCGGTGTTCGTAGGCTATCACGTCGTATGGAATGTGACCCCGGCCCTGCATACGCCGCTGATGTCAGTCACCAACGCGATTTCCGGCATTATTCTGGTGGGTGCCATGCTGGCCGCCGGACCAGCCGAAACCGACTGGGGCGTATGGTTGGGCGCCGTGGCCGTCACGCTGGCCGCGATCAATGTCTTCGGCGGCTTCCTGGTTACGCAGCGAATGCTTGAAATGTTCAGAAAAAAAGACAAAAAAGGAAGCTAG
- a CDS encoding Re/Si-specific NAD(P)(+) transhydrogenase subunit alpha has protein sequence MQIGIPAEIRGGETRVAATPETVKKFTAKGLNTVLVQSGAGAGASIPDAAYQAEGATIVASAAELYGQSQIVLKVRSPDPDELALMRKDAVLLGLLSPHHAEGIEALARHGLTAFAMEKLPRISRAQSMDVLSSQANIAGYKAVLMAANVYQKFFPMLMTAAGTVKAARVLVLGAGVAGLQAIATAKRLGAVIEAFDVRPAAKEQVESLGAKFVEVPLSEEEKAQAETAGGYAREMSDDYKRRQGELVHQRAAAADIIITTALIPGRPAPVLIKEETVRAMKPGSVIIDMAVEAGGNCPLSELDKIVVKHGVHLVGIANLPGLVAADSSALYARNLMNFLNLMLDPKTGEFNLNREDEVIAGTLVCVGGEVVRKT, from the coding sequence ATGCAGATAGGCATACCCGCGGAAATTCGCGGGGGAGAGACTCGCGTCGCGGCCACACCGGAAACGGTGAAGAAATTTACCGCCAAAGGTCTGAATACTGTTCTGGTACAGTCTGGCGCGGGAGCCGGCGCGAGCATACCGGATGCGGCGTATCAGGCGGAGGGTGCGACTATCGTGGCCAGCGCGGCGGAGCTGTACGGTCAATCCCAAATAGTGCTTAAAGTGAGGAGCCCGGACCCTGACGAACTGGCGCTGATGCGCAAGGATGCGGTGCTGCTGGGTTTACTTTCTCCGCATCACGCCGAGGGCATTGAAGCGCTCGCTCGTCATGGCCTCACTGCCTTTGCGATGGAAAAATTGCCGCGCATTTCCCGTGCCCAGAGCATGGACGTGCTGTCCTCCCAGGCAAATATCGCCGGCTACAAGGCGGTACTGATGGCAGCCAACGTCTATCAGAAATTCTTCCCGATGCTGATGACTGCGGCAGGTACCGTCAAGGCGGCACGGGTGCTGGTTCTTGGCGCGGGCGTGGCGGGCCTTCAGGCCATTGCCACGGCCAAACGGCTGGGTGCCGTGATCGAGGCGTTCGACGTGCGGCCGGCGGCCAAAGAACAGGTGGAAAGCCTCGGTGCCAAATTTGTCGAGGTTCCGCTAAGCGAGGAAGAAAAGGCGCAGGCGGAGACCGCTGGCGGTTATGCCCGGGAAATGTCCGATGATTACAAGCGGCGCCAGGGTGAACTGGTGCATCAGCGCGCCGCGGCAGCCGACATCATCATCACGACGGCATTGATTCCCGGCCGGCCCGCACCGGTATTGATCAAGGAAGAAACCGTTCGAGCCATGAAACCGGGATCGGTCATCATTGATATGGCGGTAGAGGCGGGCGGCAACTGCCCCTTGTCGGAACTGGACAAGATTGTGGTGAAGCATGGCGTGCATCTCGTCGGTATCGCCAACCTGCCGGGATTGGTGGCGGCAGATTCCAGCGCACTGTACGCGCGTAATTTGATGAATTTTCTCAATCTGATGCTTGATCCGAAGACCGGCGAATTCAACCTGAACCGTGAAGACGAGGTCATCGCCGGAACACTGGTTTGCGTCGGGGGGGAAGTCGTCCGGAAAACTTGA
- a CDS encoding FAD-dependent oxidoreductase, translating into MTSLQLARHPVPENAAPSPVLGFGMAFADLYRREGLVRLDQAFLEFLHEGEAGLRVRLDHARAHPDSLDRKAEAALLIEVAPWMEDFIARLFGIEREVSALAARHHQLAPLYSCKRQFVQRKAMSKVSEAEAAAVDGIALEEKLVAEFEAPFSELAFAGKVTQWLLDEAANEEHLKTALLYAAWALKTPAGRERNRDGVLFKAPAKLDFLHLLSTDTDSTAGYTVHKLHHIRRREGFTLTDQGTDLVGALDEANYCIWCHEQGKDSCSKGMKEKAKTPDEIPSFKKSQLGVLLTGCPLEERISEFHKLKTQGVAIGGLAMIVVDNPMCAGTGHRICNDCMKSCIYQKQEPVDIPQAETRTLKDILELPWGFEIYSLLTRWNPLNLRRPVPRAPTGRKVLVVGMGPAGYTLAHHLMNDGHTVVGVDGLKIEPLSPEICGVNQQGEHVPFRAIQNADEIAEDLDERMPGGFGGVAEYGITVRWDKNFLKLIRLLLERREEFALFGGIRFGGTLTADDAFAMGFDHVALAAGAGRPTVLDLPNGLARGVRAASDFLMALQLSGAAQVNSVANMQLRLPVVVIGGGLTAIDTATEALAYYPVQVDKFLRRYEILTAVQGDAAIRAAWDEEERVIAEEFLSHARAIRAEREEAEKEGRAPRVLELLQSWGGATIAYRKRLIDSPSYTLNHEEVEKALEEGIWFAEGLTPVRVDTDKWEHAKAVQFAIQVLDETGSWQKTGETVLPARAVLVAAGTQPNTVLAREDDKNFKLNGRYFAACDENGDPVSPPRANPKPETASVLMSRNKDGRFISFFGDLHPSYSGNVVKAMSSAKQGYPVVSGVLERLAPASTKPAWLFFAEMNGQLRATVHKVERLTPNIIEVVVHAPMAVERFHPGQFYRFQNFATLAITAGDTKLAMEGIALTGASVDVSRGLVSLIALEMGGSADLCARLSPGDPVVLMGPTGTPTEILPDETVVLVGGGLGNAVLFSIGAAARAAGSKILYFAGYKKLIDRYKVAEIEAAADIVVWCCDESPGFKPSRPGDLSYVGNIVEAMAAYGSGALGPQKVRLSDADRIIAIGSDRMMAAVGAARHNKLRPYLKTDHFAIGSINSPMQCMMKEICAQCLQPHKDPVTGEITYVFSCFNQDQPLDQVDFGGLASRLRQNSVQEKLTTRWITHCLKKVNPVSA; encoded by the coding sequence ATGACAAGTTTACAATTGGCGCGCCACCCTGTACCGGAAAATGCCGCACCTTCTCCCGTGCTTGGATTCGGCATGGCTTTTGCCGATCTATATCGCCGCGAAGGGCTTGTGCGTCTGGATCAGGCATTCCTGGAATTTCTGCATGAAGGAGAAGCCGGGCTGCGCGTTCGTCTGGATCATGCTCGTGCTCATCCCGATAGCCTGGACCGGAAAGCGGAAGCGGCTCTGTTGATCGAGGTGGCGCCGTGGATGGAAGATTTCATTGCCAGACTGTTCGGTATCGAGAGAGAGGTCAGTGCTCTTGCCGCCCGTCACCATCAGCTTGCTCCGCTTTATTCCTGCAAAAGACAATTCGTTCAACGCAAGGCGATGAGCAAGGTAAGCGAGGCGGAAGCAGCGGCGGTGGATGGGATTGCGCTGGAAGAGAAACTGGTTGCCGAATTCGAAGCGCCTTTCTCCGAGTTGGCCTTTGCAGGCAAGGTCACCCAATGGTTATTGGATGAAGCCGCGAACGAAGAACATCTGAAGACTGCTTTGCTCTATGCGGCCTGGGCGTTGAAGACACCCGCAGGGCGAGAGCGTAACCGGGATGGAGTATTATTCAAGGCGCCGGCCAAGCTCGATTTTCTGCATCTTTTGTCGACGGATACCGATAGCACTGCGGGCTATACCGTCCATAAGCTGCATCATATACGACGCCGGGAAGGTTTTACGCTCACCGATCAGGGAACCGATCTGGTGGGGGCGCTGGATGAAGCAAATTATTGCATTTGGTGCCACGAACAAGGAAAGGATTCCTGCTCGAAGGGAATGAAGGAAAAGGCGAAAACACCCGATGAAATTCCCTCTTTCAAGAAAAGCCAATTGGGTGTCCTGCTAACGGGTTGCCCGCTGGAAGAGCGTATCTCCGAGTTTCACAAACTCAAGACGCAAGGCGTGGCAATCGGCGGTCTTGCCATGATTGTGGTGGACAATCCCATGTGCGCCGGCACCGGCCACCGCATATGCAACGATTGCATGAAGTCCTGCATTTACCAGAAACAGGAACCGGTCGATATTCCCCAGGCTGAAACGCGCACGCTCAAGGATATACTGGAACTACCCTGGGGCTTCGAAATATACAGCCTTCTCACCCGATGGAATCCGCTCAATCTGCGTCGACCGGTACCCAGGGCGCCGACAGGCCGTAAGGTGCTTGTCGTGGGCATGGGACCTGCAGGCTACACCCTGGCGCACCATTTGATGAATGACGGCCATACCGTGGTAGGCGTCGACGGCCTCAAGATCGAACCGTTGTCACCGGAAATTTGCGGGGTAAACCAGCAGGGAGAACATGTTCCATTCAGAGCCATCCAGAACGCCGACGAAATTGCCGAGGATCTGGATGAGCGCATGCCGGGAGGATTTGGTGGGGTTGCGGAATACGGCATCACCGTGCGCTGGGATAAAAATTTCCTCAAGCTGATCCGTTTGCTTCTGGAGCGGCGAGAGGAGTTTGCGCTTTTTGGCGGTATTCGTTTTGGCGGTACGCTTACCGCCGATGACGCCTTCGCCATGGGGTTCGATCACGTGGCACTTGCGGCGGGGGCGGGGCGGCCGACGGTACTTGATCTGCCCAACGGGCTGGCGCGAGGGGTTCGCGCCGCATCCGATTTCCTGATGGCGTTGCAATTGAGCGGCGCGGCTCAGGTTAATTCGGTCGCCAATATGCAGCTGCGCTTGCCAGTGGTAGTGATCGGCGGAGGACTGACAGCCATCGATACAGCTACCGAAGCGCTGGCTTATTATCCGGTGCAGGTAGACAAATTTCTGCGTCGTTACGAAATTCTGACCGCTGTGCAGGGGGATGCCGCGATACGTGCCGCATGGGATGAGGAAGAGCGTGTGATTGCCGAGGAATTTCTCAGCCACGCGCGCGCTATTCGCGCAGAGCGCGAGGAAGCGGAAAAGGAAGGACGGGCACCGCGCGTCCTGGAACTGCTTCAATCCTGGGGGGGCGCCACCATTGCCTACCGCAAGCGGCTCATCGATAGCCCCTCCTATACGCTTAATCACGAAGAAGTCGAAAAGGCGCTGGAGGAAGGTATATGGTTTGCCGAGGGCCTCACGCCCGTGCGAGTGGATACCGATAAATGGGAACATGCGAAAGCGGTGCAGTTCGCGATACAGGTTCTGGATGAAACGGGATCATGGCAAAAAACAGGAGAGACCGTGTTGCCGGCCCGCGCCGTTCTGGTTGCGGCCGGTACTCAGCCCAATACCGTACTTGCCAGAGAAGACGATAAGAACTTCAAGCTGAACGGCCGTTATTTCGCCGCTTGCGACGAAAATGGCGATCCGGTCAGCCCGCCGCGGGCGAACCCCAAACCTGAAACGGCCAGCGTACTGATGAGCCGTAATAAAGATGGCCGTTTCATCAGCTTCTTCGGTGATTTGCATCCTTCCTATTCCGGCAACGTCGTAAAAGCGATGTCCAGCGCCAAGCAGGGTTATCCCGTGGTTAGCGGCGTGCTTGAACGTCTGGCTCCGGCATCCACGAAACCGGCCTGGCTCTTTTTTGCCGAAATGAATGGACAGTTACGCGCCACGGTGCACAAGGTCGAGCGGCTTACTCCAAATATCATAGAAGTGGTCGTGCATGCGCCGATGGCGGTGGAACGCTTTCATCCTGGCCAGTTCTACCGCTTCCAGAACTTTGCAACACTCGCCATTACCGCAGGCGATACGAAACTGGCGATGGAGGGCATTGCCCTTACGGGAGCCTCGGTCGACGTGTCCCGTGGACTGGTATCGCTGATTGCCCTGGAAATGGGGGGATCGGCAGACTTGTGCGCCAGGCTCAGCCCTGGCGATCCAGTAGTCCTGATGGGTCCCACCGGTACCCCAACCGAAATTCTGCCTGATGAAACCGTTGTGCTGGTGGGTGGCGGCCTGGGTAACGCGGTGTTGTTTTCAATTGGTGCGGCAGCAAGAGCCGCAGGATCGAAAATTTTGTATTTTGCCGGTTACAAGAAACTGATCGACCGCTATAAAGTAGCGGAAATCGAGGCGGCAGCCGACATAGTGGTGTGGTGCTGTGACGAGTCTCCCGGTTTCAAACCCTCACGGCCGGGCGATCTCAGTTATGTCGGTAACATTGTGGAAGCGATGGCCGCTTATGGAAGCGGCGCGTTGGGTCCTCAGAAAGTTCGATTGTCGGACGCCGACCGTATCATTGCCATCGGCTCCGACCGGATGATGGCGGCGGTGGGAGCGGCACGTCATAACAAGCTTCGGCCTTACCTGAAAACAGATCATTTCGCGATCGGCTCCATCAATTCGCCCATGCAGTGCATGATGAAAGAGATTTGCGCGCAATGTCTGCAACCTCATAAAGATCCGGTAACGGGTGAGATTACCTATGTATTTTCATGCTTCAATCAGGATCAACCACTTGATCAGGTTGACTTCGGCGGTCTGGCATCGCGTTTACGCCAGAACAGTGTCCAGGAAAAGCTTACCACCCGGTGGATTACACATTGTTTGAAAAAAGTGAACCCGGTTAGTGCCTGA
- the cysN gene encoding sulfate adenylyltransferase subunit CysN → MSAIDSISFDHSELLRFITAGSVDDGKSTLIGRLLHDSKSIFEDQLSAITHTSSRRGMESVDLSLLTDGLQAEREQGITIDVAYRYFATPKRKFIIADTPGHEQYTRNMVTGASTANLAIILIDARKGVLTQSRRHAYLASLVGIPHLVVAVNKMDLVDYSRDVFEQICKDFAAFAAGLKLSNIAYIPMSALNGDMVVERGDKLNWYKGVALMDLLESVPIDHDINLQDFRFPVQWVCRPQTEELPDFRGYMGRIESGFISVGDAVKVLPSGLTSRIKEIVTYDGNVDDAVAPQSVTLTIEDHLDISRGDMLVKTLDVPRVGKEFEAMLCWLSEQSLDPRRKYLIKHTTRTVKAVVSRIEYRVDINTLNHEAVDSLKMNDIGRVSLKVQQPLAYDSYQRNHATGSFIVIDEVNNNTVAAGMICPAKD, encoded by the coding sequence ATGTCAGCCATTGATAGTATTTCATTCGATCATAGCGAGTTGTTACGTTTCATCACCGCCGGGAGCGTGGACGATGGCAAAAGCACGCTGATCGGGCGCCTGCTGCATGACTCGAAGTCCATTTTCGAGGACCAATTGAGCGCCATCACCCATACTTCGAGCAGGCGCGGAATGGAAAGCGTCGATCTATCGCTGCTCACCGACGGCCTGCAAGCGGAGCGTGAGCAGGGTATTACCATCGATGTGGCTTATCGATACTTTGCGACGCCCAAGCGCAAATTCATCATTGCCGACACACCGGGCCACGAACAGTATACGCGCAACATGGTGACGGGCGCTTCCACGGCCAATCTCGCCATCATCCTGATCGACGCGCGCAAGGGTGTGCTTACCCAGTCGCGCCGCCATGCCTACCTCGCCAGCCTGGTCGGCATCCCTCATCTGGTGGTGGCGGTCAACAAGATGGATCTGGTGGACTATTCCAGAGACGTATTCGAGCAAATTTGCAAGGATTTCGCGGCTTTCGCCGCAGGACTCAAGCTGAGTAACATCGCATACATCCCGATGTCTGCCTTGAACGGCGACATGGTGGTCGAGCGTGGAGATAAGCTCAACTGGTATAAGGGCGTGGCGCTGATGGATTTGCTGGAGAGTGTTCCCATCGACCACGACATCAATCTTCAGGATTTCCGGTTTCCGGTGCAATGGGTATGCCGGCCGCAAACTGAGGAATTACCCGATTTTCGGGGCTACATGGGGCGCATCGAATCCGGATTCATCAGTGTTGGTGATGCGGTGAAGGTTCTGCCTTCCGGGTTGACCTCGCGTATCAAGGAGATTGTCACTTATGACGGAAATGTCGACGATGCGGTTGCGCCACAGTCCGTAACGCTGACTATTGAAGACCATCTGGATATCTCCCGGGGCGATATGCTGGTTAAAACGCTAGACGTTCCGCGGGTTGGGAAAGAGTTTGAAGCGATGCTGTGCTGGTTGTCTGAGCAGAGCCTGGACCCGAGGCGCAAATACCTCATCAAACACACTACGCGCACCGTAAAAGCGGTGGTATCCCGAATAGAGTATCGTGTCGATATCAATACGTTGAATCATGAAGCGGTCGATAGTTTGAAAATGAATGACATCGGACGCGTATCGCTAAAAGTACAGCAGCCTCTGGCATACGATTCTTACCAGCGTAACCATGCTACGGGCAGTTTTATCGTCATTGACGAAGTCAACAACAATACCGTTGCTGCAGGCATGATCTGCCCGGCAAAAGATTAG